The following proteins come from a genomic window of Leptospira bandrabouensis:
- a CDS encoding site-2 protease family protein yields the protein MESKKTLHILLFILTFFTLTYSDIFLNPQVPQTLENYKLMFFENWPYSVSLLFILFAHEMGHYLPARFYGVKTTWPYFIPLPVGPIGTMGAVIQIKQQIPDKKVLFDIGIGGPTASLILSMIAWLVGISLSKVIEIPPNFDRSGFLFFGDSLFTYITSQWILGPIDFSTMDIQAHPLAKAGWVGLLITAVNLLPFGQLDGGHVIYSMFGEGYRKWIHILFTAFLVFALIHFTWLLWGFIIYYVVKVEHPFIHDSVAGIGKFRFYFGVIMLVSFLVIFVPKPIILGSELEESSLLMDIFRLITHNIGFN from the coding sequence TTGGAATCAAAAAAAACATTACACATCCTTTTATTCATTCTTACATTTTTTACATTAACTTATTCTGATATTTTTTTAAATCCACAAGTGCCTCAAACATTAGAGAATTATAAACTGATGTTTTTTGAGAATTGGCCCTATTCAGTGTCACTTCTATTCATTTTATTTGCTCATGAAATGGGGCATTATTTACCTGCTCGATTTTATGGAGTCAAAACGACTTGGCCATATTTTATTCCATTACCTGTGGGTCCTATCGGAACTATGGGTGCTGTCATTCAAATTAAACAACAGATTCCCGATAAAAAAGTTTTATTCGATATTGGAATTGGAGGACCAACTGCTAGTTTAATACTCTCGATGATTGCTTGGTTAGTCGGTATAAGCCTTTCGAAAGTGATAGAAATACCACCTAATTTTGACAGGTCAGGTTTTTTATTTTTTGGAGATAGTTTATTCACTTATATTACGAGTCAGTGGATTTTAGGACCTATCGATTTTTCTACAATGGATATACAGGCGCATCCTTTGGCAAAAGCAGGATGGGTCGGTCTTTTGATTACTGCAGTAAATTTGTTACCATTTGGACAATTGGACGGCGGTCATGTCATTTATTCTATGTTTGGTGAAGGTTACCGCAAATGGATTCATATCCTATTCACAGCTTTTCTAGTATTTGCTTTAATTCATTTTACCTGGTTACTTTGGGGTTTTATCATTTATTATGTGGTTAAAGTGGAACATCCTTTCATTCATGATTCCGTTGCTGGGATTGGAAAATTTCGATTTTATTTTGGGGTTATCATGTTAGTATCATTCCTAGTTATTTTTGTACCAAAACCAATCATATTAGGATCCGAATTGGAAGAATCTTCTTTACTGATGGATATTTTTCGTCTGATAACACATAACATCGGGTTCAATTAA
- the cysE gene encoding serine O-acetyltransferase, which produces MFENIKIIKKFDPAAKSYLEIVLCYPGLHALWLHKFAHLLYKLRLPIIPRLVNYISRFLTGIDIHPGAKIAPGVFIDHGSGVVIGETAIVGSGSLIFQGVTLGGTGKESGKRHPTIGKNVVIGAGAKVLGNIIVEDHVRVGAGSVVMRNVPAGCTVVGIPGKVVKAGDVASDSVEQMLEHNQMPDPIAKVFSVLLEKVETQQQLINKLYEKQQLLEKASDEAPENDRFIQEFIHGDGI; this is translated from the coding sequence ATGTTTGAAAATATAAAAATTATCAAAAAATTTGACCCGGCTGCAAAATCCTATTTGGAAATTGTCCTTTGTTACCCTGGTCTCCATGCCCTTTGGCTTCATAAATTTGCTCATTTACTTTATAAACTTCGTTTACCAATCATTCCCAGACTTGTGAACTACATTAGTAGGTTTTTGACCGGAATCGACATCCATCCTGGTGCAAAAATTGCTCCAGGTGTATTTATCGACCACGGTTCTGGAGTTGTCATTGGAGAGACAGCCATTGTTGGCAGCGGTTCTCTAATTTTCCAAGGAGTGACTCTTGGAGGAACAGGAAAGGAATCAGGCAAACGTCACCCAACCATTGGAAAAAACGTTGTGATCGGTGCGGGAGCCAAAGTGCTTGGAAACATTATTGTAGAAGATCATGTCCGTGTTGGTGCCGGGTCAGTTGTGATGAGAAATGTTCCCGCAGGATGTACTGTGGTCGGTATTCCGGGGAAAGTTGTCAAAGCAGGTGACGTTGCCTCTGATAGCGTAGAACAAATGTTAGAACACAATCAAATGCCGGATCCCATTGCTAAAGTTTTTTCTGTATTATTGGAAAAGGTGGAAACCCAACAGCAACTCATTAACAAATTATATGAGAAACAACAACTGTTAGAAAAAGCATCTGACGAGGCTCCAGAGAACGATCGTTTTATCCAAGAATTCATCCATGGAGACGGAATTTAA
- a CDS encoding SHOCT domain-containing protein — protein sequence MILFFFVLGCSSFSRKIKLIDSSASIAFFEVEEEEWKKIFPTEISLLKINSNNFNELTTVLKSIQYKRGVLAYEDWDVLVPEAYLPEIQKFAEKIGKNEEPKVYLCIFKLDDILSPNVKILKTSFYFLSTENGLVLLFHEMNTNITFQTQYSFEDWVIFHPSPIQPIYRPELWLRDRQQTSLYKDKSRSKNAIYGNIIVFNVPELMPNPPLFRYPKEDEINPPLEQWKSVPEKLKALEEMRKNKLITDGEYDRKKTELLKEF from the coding sequence TTGATTCTATTTTTTTTTGTTTTGGGGTGTTCTAGTTTTTCCCGCAAAATCAAATTGATTGATTCTTCTGCTTCCATAGCGTTTTTCGAAGTGGAGGAAGAGGAATGGAAAAAAATATTTCCAACCGAGATATCTTTGCTTAAAATTAACTCTAATAATTTTAATGAACTAACTACCGTTTTAAAATCAATTCAATACAAACGAGGTGTTCTTGCGTATGAGGATTGGGATGTATTGGTTCCGGAAGCCTACCTTCCTGAAATTCAAAAGTTTGCTGAAAAAATAGGAAAGAACGAAGAACCAAAGGTCTATCTTTGCATTTTTAAATTAGATGATATTCTCTCACCCAATGTTAAAATTTTAAAAACCAGTTTTTATTTTCTCAGCACGGAAAATGGTTTGGTATTGTTGTTTCATGAAATGAATACGAATATCACTTTCCAAACACAATATTCTTTTGAGGACTGGGTGATTTTTCATCCATCGCCGATACAACCAATCTATAGGCCTGAACTTTGGTTACGTGACCGGCAGCAAACTAGTTTGTATAAAGATAAAAGTCGAAGTAAAAATGCGATTTATGGAAATATTATTGTTTTTAATGTTCCAGAATTGATGCCAAACCCTCCTCTTTTTCGGTACCCCAAGGAAGATGAAATTAATCCGCCGTTAGAACAGTGGAAGTCAGTTCCTGAAAAATTAAAGGCATTAGAAGAAATGCGAAAAAACAAACTCATCACTGATGGAGAATATGACCGTAAAAAAACGGAACTTTTAAAAGAATTTTAA
- a CDS encoding peroxiredoxin family protein, with protein MEAEESINLILREKLEHPKTKKNRIKTQKIFALAVNGFMNRLKSVSRFVIFLLAVVFISQEKWEAQPMPQFQMKDQYGQSYSDSSVKGKPVVLMGCFLRDLELCRKQGRKLYWKMQNLLWKDSSKVHFLLYLDFQETNKLVENYLEESKTKQYESILLDRKGHLTVGLTKGESYLRIFNKSGKLISSSYQEEMDENLIQEIYGILKKEI; from the coding sequence ATGGAAGCAGAAGAATCAATCAATTTGATTTTGCGGGAAAAACTAGAACACCCCAAAACAAAAAAAAATAGAATCAAAACGCAGAAAATTTTTGCACTTGCCGTTAATGGATTTATGAATAGGCTAAAATCTGTGTCGCGATTTGTAATATTTCTTTTAGCAGTGGTATTCATATCTCAAGAAAAATGGGAAGCACAGCCCATGCCACAATTTCAGATGAAGGACCAATATGGGCAATCGTATTCTGATAGTTCTGTGAAAGGAAAACCTGTTGTTTTGATGGGATGTTTCCTTCGGGACTTAGAACTTTGTCGAAAACAAGGCCGAAAACTATATTGGAAAATGCAGAATTTGCTTTGGAAAGATAGTTCCAAAGTTCATTTTTTACTTTATTTGGATTTTCAGGAAACAAACAAACTAGTGGAAAATTATTTAGAAGAATCCAAAACAAAACAATATGAAAGTATTCTTTTAGATCGTAAAGGACATCTTACAGTTGGTCTAACCAAAGGTGAATCCTACTTACGGATTTTTAATAAATCAGGCAAATTGATTTCATCATCCTATCAGGAAGAAATGGATGAAAACCTCATCCAAGAAATATATGGAATTCTTAAAAAAGAAATATAA
- a CDS encoding DegT/DnrJ/EryC1/StrS family aminotransferase has protein sequence MLTSRKTFLPFALPSISEEAIEEVAQVLRSGWVTSGPKVKQFEMEFGDFVGSKESIAVNSATAGLHLALEAIGLTSEDAAITSSITFTATTEVICYFGAEPILTDVDPIHNLMTPESLRETIESKCKWNGKELKSKKTGKRIKAILPVHLAGHTCDMEGLLKIAKEYNLYVIEDAAHAFPAVHKNKMIGTWGDFTVFSFYATKGITTGEGGMVTTSHKEAAERIRKMRLHGINRDAFNRPGWYYEVVDAGYKYNMTDIAAALGVVQLKESHGFWERRIEIAKHYNQEFSSLKGIKLPKEDPNGIHSWHLYRIEVDPKIAKVGRDTLVEELKERNIGTSLHFIPIFEHPYYKKTFQYNRKEYPNACSMYDKSVSLPLFAGMTKSDEKDVIDAVKDILG, from the coding sequence ATGCTCACATCTCGCAAAACCTTTCTACCGTTTGCACTTCCATCAATTTCTGAAGAAGCCATTGAAGAAGTTGCCCAAGTTTTACGGTCTGGTTGGGTCACCTCAGGACCCAAAGTCAAACAGTTTGAGATGGAGTTTGGTGACTTTGTCGGTAGCAAAGAATCCATAGCTGTTAATTCCGCCACTGCCGGCTTACATTTAGCTTTAGAAGCGATTGGACTAACTTCTGAAGATGCCGCCATCACAAGTTCCATCACCTTTACTGCTACGACAGAAGTAATCTGTTATTTCGGTGCCGAGCCAATTCTCACTGATGTTGATCCCATTCACAATCTAATGACACCAGAATCCTTACGGGAGACTATTGAGTCCAAATGCAAATGGAACGGAAAAGAACTTAAAAGTAAAAAAACCGGAAAACGAATCAAAGCAATCCTGCCTGTCCACTTAGCAGGGCATACATGTGATATGGAAGGTCTTCTCAAAATCGCGAAAGAATATAATTTATATGTAATAGAAGATGCGGCTCATGCATTTCCCGCGGTTCATAAAAATAAAATGATCGGTACCTGGGGCGATTTTACTGTGTTTAGCTTTTATGCTACAAAAGGAATCACAACAGGAGAAGGAGGGATGGTAACCACTTCTCACAAAGAGGCCGCGGAACGAATTCGTAAAATGCGACTTCATGGTATTAATCGAGATGCGTTTAACAGACCTGGCTGGTACTACGAAGTAGTTGATGCAGGATATAAATACAATATGACCGATATAGCCGCTGCCTTGGGTGTTGTGCAGTTAAAAGAATCTCACGGATTTTGGGAACGTAGAATAGAAATTGCAAAACATTACAACCAAGAGTTTTCTTCCCTTAAAGGCATTAAACTTCCTAAAGAAGATCCAAATGGAATTCACAGTTGGCATCTCTATCGAATTGAAGTAGATCCAAAAATTGCGAAAGTGGGACGAGATACATTAGTAGAAGAATTAAAAGAGAGAAATATTGGAACAAGCCTTCATTTCATTCCTATCTTCGAACACCCTTATTATAAAAAAACCTTTCAATACAATCGCAAAGAATACCCCAATGCATGTTCCATGTATGATAAATCAGTATCTTTACCTTTGTTTGCTGGAATGACAAAATCTGATGAAAAAGATGTGATTGATGCTGTAAAAGATATTTTGGGATAA
- a CDS encoding anthranilate synthase component II, giving the protein MKVLILDNYDSFTFNLYQIVGEILEEREELFQLDVIRNDEKPFEWIKSANYDKIIISPGPGHPADPAYFGVSADILKELGKTTPVLGICLGMQGMATVFGGEVVRANVAMHGKLSPIEHDGKGVFSGLTQGIEIMRYHSLVAKESTLPKDLEITARVSAGEGKGEIMGLRHKTFKIEGVQFHPESFGSEEGKDLLRNFINS; this is encoded by the coding sequence ATGAAAGTGCTCATTCTAGATAATTATGATTCTTTTACATTCAATCTTTACCAAATTGTAGGCGAAATCCTCGAAGAAAGAGAGGAACTTTTTCAATTGGATGTCATCCGAAACGATGAAAAACCTTTTGAATGGATCAAGTCAGCTAACTACGATAAGATTATTATTTCTCCTGGTCCCGGCCATCCAGCAGACCCTGCTTATTTTGGTGTGAGCGCGGATATTCTTAAAGAGTTAGGAAAAACAACACCGGTACTTGGCATTTGTCTTGGAATGCAAGGAATGGCGACTGTGTTTGGTGGTGAGGTAGTTCGTGCTAATGTAGCCATGCATGGAAAACTCTCACCCATTGAACACGATGGAAAGGGTGTGTTTTCTGGTTTAACACAAGGAATAGAAATTATGCGTTATCATTCCTTGGTGGCAAAAGAATCAACGCTCCCTAAGGATTTAGAAATTACAGCTCGAGTTTCTGCGGGGGAAGGGAAGGGGGAAATTATGGGCCTTCGTCATAAAACTTTTAAAATCGAAGGAGTCCAATTTCATCCCGAATCATTTGGTTCAGAAGAAGGTAAGGACTTACTAAGGAACTTTATCAATTCTTAG
- a CDS encoding LIC10025 family lipoprotein, whose product MEFLKKKYNLQKSLFFIIVVFTVSNCFQKNQNYYEFWKGYDHLQRSIKSTSKNEVYFSALAGSLSEENEALLQKTADGYPFLSLYGSIDNQQNWNLNWNEPIPPKYDYLAKVTFTPKLWEEREIYTVERKIIHKLNGYQPRDFFKWLHDFVFAINDHNAYQSLKSTSQNLQFLCSAMQCHVTENAEWHTLEFTINEDTKAKFPGFYQRTGSRLEKTKLNLEIWDKFNPTHKLKITNQGKTIQFHFPVNPPSDYFLSPKEIRFLGDIEIKSFGITVKIQNLEYKLKTTFDKQTDTLDGHFVRIGKKEINGNFFYVIPQGFVNFFIPGNMDEYFNEFFTLLIQGTQGRGGSQIHATFRKTERGQINTITTYNEIKRKRFSLFGGDDSQKASNDFDFYASWEEAMLLDLK is encoded by the coding sequence ATGGAATTCTTAAAAAAGAAATATAACTTACAAAAATCTTTATTCTTCATTATAGTAGTTTTTACTGTTTCGAATTGTTTTCAAAAAAATCAAAACTACTATGAGTTTTGGAAAGGTTATGATCACTTACAACGCTCTATTAAATCTACCTCGAAAAACGAAGTTTATTTTTCTGCTCTAGCAGGTAGTCTTAGTGAAGAAAACGAAGCATTATTACAAAAAACAGCGGATGGTTACCCGTTTCTTTCCCTGTATGGGAGCATAGACAACCAACAAAATTGGAATCTAAATTGGAACGAACCAATTCCACCAAAATATGATTATCTGGCAAAAGTTACTTTCACTCCAAAACTTTGGGAGGAAAGAGAAATTTACACAGTCGAAAGAAAAATCATTCACAAACTCAATGGCTATCAACCTAGAGATTTTTTTAAATGGTTACATGATTTTGTTTTTGCGATCAATGACCACAACGCCTATCAGTCATTAAAGTCAACTTCACAAAACTTGCAGTTCCTATGTAGCGCAATGCAGTGCCATGTAACCGAAAATGCGGAATGGCATACTTTAGAATTTACTATCAATGAAGATACAAAGGCAAAGTTTCCTGGTTTTTACCAAAGAACTGGCTCGCGGTTAGAAAAAACCAAATTGAATCTGGAAATTTGGGATAAATTTAATCCCACGCATAAATTAAAAATTACCAATCAAGGTAAAACTATCCAATTTCATTTTCCAGTGAATCCACCTTCGGATTATTTTCTTTCACCAAAAGAAATTCGTTTTTTAGGTGATATTGAAATCAAATCCTTTGGAATTACTGTAAAAATCCAAAACTTAGAATATAAACTCAAAACTACCTTTGATAAACAAACTGATACACTCGACGGACATTTTGTTCGCATTGGGAAGAAAGAAATTAATGGAAATTTTTTCTATGTGATTCCCCAAGGATTTGTGAATTTTTTTATCCCTGGAAATATGGATGAATACTTTAACGAGTTTTTTACCCTACTCATCCAAGGAACCCAAGGTAGAGGTGGATCACAAATTCACGCTACATTCAGAAAAACAGAACGTGGGCAAATCAACACCATAACTACTTATAATGAAATCAAACGAAAACGTTTTTCTTTGTTTGGTGGCGATGATTCCCAAAAAGCAAGTAACGATTTTGATTTTTATGCCTCCTGGGAAGAAGCTATGTTGTTAGATTTAAAATAA